CGGGTCGACGTACTGGTGAACAATGCCGGCGGCAACACCGAGCTGAACGGTTCGGGAGACCTGGCGGAACGGTGGATCGCCAACTACACGGCGAACGTCGTGTCGGCAGTCCTGACCACCACGGCGCTGGCGCCGAGGCTCACGACGGCGGTGATCCATCTCGGTTCGATCGCCGGGACACGGGGAGGTGGTTCGTACGGCGCGGCGAAGGCGGCGCTGGCGACCTGGAGTCTCGATCTGGCCGCTGAGCTCGGGCCCCGCGGGATCACCTCGAACGTGGTGGCCCCGGGCTACACCGCCGAGACCGAGTTCTTCCAGGACCGGCTGTCCGACGAGCGCCGCCAGTGGTTGGTCGAGTCGACGATGACCGGCCGCGCCGGTACGCCGTACGACGTCGCCGCACTGATCCACTTCCTCGCGTCGCCCGGCGCGCGGCATCTCACCGGGCAGGTCCTGCACGTGAACGGCGGCGCCCTCACCACCAGGTGACGCGGTGTCGGTGACAATGGCCGCATGCGTGCCACTGTCAAGGACGTCGCCAAGCGGGCCGGGGTGTCCCCGAAGACGGTGTCGAACGTGATCAACGGCGTCGTGTTCGTCCGGCCGGAGACGCGGGCGAAGGTCGAGCAGGCGCTGAGCGAGCTCGACTACGTGCCCAACCTGAGCGCCCGGGGGCTGCGCAACGGCCGGTCGGGGATGATCGGCCTGGCGCTGCCCGACCTGCTGCGGCCGTACTCGGCCGAGATCACCCACCTGGTCGTCGAGTTGGCCCACGAGCGCGGCTGGGGCGTGCAGATCGAGCAGACCGCCGCCGAGCCCGACCGCGAGTACGACCTGCTCTCCAAGGCGCGCTCGCACCAGATCGACGGCCTGATCCTGAACCCGGTCAACCTCGACGACAGCGCGGTCATGTCGGCCGGCTCGCTGCCGCCCGTCGTACTGATCGGTGACGTCGACCAGGACGTCGTCAGCCAGGTCTGCATCGACAATGTCGGCGCCGCCCGCGACATGACCCAGCACCTCGTCGGCCAGGGCTACCGCCGGATCGCCGCGGTCGGCACGCCCGAGCCTCCCGGCAGTCCTGGAAGGGTCGGCGGCCGCACGGACTCCGCCGGTACGGCGGCCGCACGCCTCCGCGTGATCGGCTACCGCGAGGTCCTCACCGCGGCCGGCCTGCACGACCCCGCGCTCGAGATCGCCCTCGACCGCTGGAGCCCCGAAGGCGCCGCGATCGTCGTCGGCCGCTACCTGGAGGACCACGAGCCACCCGACGCGATCTTCTGCTTCACCGACACCATCGCCAGCGGCACCCTGTCGGCGCTCTGGTCGGCGGGCGTCGCGGTGCCCCAGGACTGCGCGGTCGCCGGTTTCGACAACATCCTCGAGAGCCGCTACACCGTGCCGCCGCTGAGCACGGTCGACTTCGACCGGCGCAGCTTCGTCCAGGCGGCGCTGGACCTGCTCGGCGAGCGGATGGCCGACCGGGCCGCGGCACCGCGGCGGATCGTGGTCCCGCACCGCGTCGTGGCCCGCGCCAGCACTGCACGCTAACCAACACGTTTCGACAAAACCTCACGCCGAGGGTCTTGTCAGCGCATTGCAACGATGTAATGATCGGTGCCGCCTGCGAAGGAGACACCCCCCATGACATCGTCCGATCGTCAGTTCTCCCGGCGCCGCCTGCTCTCCGGAGCGGCCGCGCTGGCCGGTGGAAGCCTGCTGCTCGGCTGCGCGCCGGGCGCCCGCGACTCCGGCACCGAGCTCAACTACTGGCACCTGATGACCGGCGGTGACGGCATCGTGATGGCCGGTCTGGTCGATGCCGTGAACGGCCTGAACGCCGGGTTCCGCGCCGAGCAGACCGTGCTCGCGTGGGGTCCGCCGTACTACACGAAGCTGGCGATGGCCTCGGCCGGCGGCCGCGCGCCGGACCTCGCGATCATGCACGCCTCCCGGATCGCGGGCTACGCGCCCGGCGGCCTGCTGGAACCGTGGGACCTCGACCTGCTCGCCGAGTTCGGCGTCCGGGAGAGCGACTTCCCGCCGCTGGTCTGGCAGAAGGGCCTGTACGACGGGAAGCTCTACTCGGTCGCCCTCGACACCCACCCGTTCGTGCTTTACTACAACACCGAGCACGCCACGAAGGCCGGTGTCACCGACGCGATCGCCACGATGGACAGCCCCGAGGCCTTCACCGAGGTCGCGACCAAGCTGCAGAAGGTCACCGGCAAGCACGGCCTGTCGTACGGGTACCTCGGTGACCCCTCGCAGATGTGGCGGCTCTTCTACACCTTCTACCGCCAGACCGGCGCGGAGCTGAAGCTCGTCCCCGGCACCAAGGCCGAGGTCGACGAGGCCGCCGCGGTGAAGGCGCTCGAGTTCGTGCAGTCGTTGCTGAACGACACGATCGCCACCCGCAGCGGGGACGGCGGTACGGCGGTCAGCGAGTTCCTGCACGGCGAGAGCGGCCTGCTCTTCGGCGGCGTCTGGGAGCTGCCGGTGCTCAAGGACTCCAAGATGGCGTTCGACGCGATGCCGATCCCGACCCTGTTCGGGCAGCAGGCGGCGTACGCCGACTCGCACACCTTCGTGCTGCCGCGGCAGTCCAAGACCGACCCCGACCGGCGCCGGTACACCTACCAGTTGGTCGCGGAGATCCTGAAGCGCTCGGTCAAGTGGGCCGGGGCCGGCCACATCCCGGCGTACCAGCCGGTGGTGAAGAGCCCGGAGTACCTGGAGCTGAAGCCGCAGTCGAACTACGTCGGCATCCCGGCGTACGTGAACTACGACCCGGACGTCTGGTTCAGCGGCGCCGGCAGCGACTTCACCAGCTACTTCGCGGAGAACGTGCAGAACGTCTATCTCGGCAGCGGGGACCCGGCGGCCGGCTTCGACGGTTTCGTGCAGCGGCTGAACAAGCTGCTCGACCGCCCGCAACCGGTCTGATCGACGAAGGGAACCGAAATGCCGACAGCAGTCGACAGCCCCGCCGCGGACCTGGTGGTTGCGGAGGGCAACAGTACGGGCCTGGCCCGGGCCCAGCGGGGCGAGTCCCTGACCGGGTGGGCCTTCGCGGCGCCGTTCGCGGTGCTCTTCGGGCTCTTCCTGGTGGTCCCGGCCGTCTACGGCCTGTACCTCAGCTTCACCGGCGAGACCCTGACCGGCGCGAACAGCGAACTGGTCGGCTTCGCCAACTTCGGTGAGGCGCTCAGCGACCCGGACATGTGGAAGTCGCTCGGCAACACGGTGTGGTTCACGCTGCTCAGCACGGTCCCGCTCGTGGTGCTGTCGCTGGCCTTCGCACTGCTGGTGAACCTCGGGCTGCCCGGCCGGTGGCTGTGGCGGCTGTCGTTCTTCCTGCCGTACCTGCTCGCCTCGACGGTGGTCGTGCTGTTCTGGACCTGGATGTACAACCCGAAGCTCGGCCTGATCAACGGCGTGCTGGCCGAGTTCGGGATCGCGCCGGTGGCCTGGCTGCAGGACCCGAACGTGGCGATGATCTCGGTCGTGATCACCACGCTGTGGTGGACGATCGGGTTCAACTTCCTGCTCTACCTGGCCGCGCTGCAGAACATCCCCGAGCAGCAGTTCGAGGCGGCCGCGATCGACGGCGCCGGCAAGTGGCGGCAACTGTTCTCGATCGTGATCCCGCAGCTCGCGCCGACCACCGCGCTGATCCTGACGCTGCAGGTCCTGGCGTCGCTGAAGGTGTTCGACCAGATCTACATGCTCACCAACGGCGGTCCGGCCGGCTCCACCCGCTCGATCGTGCAGTACATCTACGAGGCCGGCTTCACCGGCTACCGGTTCGGCTACTCGTCCGCGATCTCGTACCTGTTCTTCGCGATCATCGTGCTGATCTCGATCGCGCAGTACAAGCTGATCAACCGCAGGAGCGCCTCATGAGCACCTACACGTTGTCCCGGGGCCTCCAGCGCGGCAAGGCGGCGTACAAGCAGGGGCACAAGCCGGGGGAGAACCCCTGGAGCGTGTCGCGGATGGTCGCGCTGCTGATCCTGGCGTTCCTGGCCGCGACCTGGCTGGTCCCGTTCGCGTGGGCGATCCTGACGTCACTGAAGAGCGAGGCCGACGCCGCCGCGTCGACGGTGAGCCTCTCGCCGCCGGACGGGTTCAGCTTCGAGGCGTACCGCAAGGTGCTGTCGGCCGGGGACATCCCGCTGTGGGCGTGGAACAGCCTGCTCACCTCGGTGGTGATCACCTTCGTGACCGTGGCCACCTCGGCACTGGCCGGTTACGCGTTCTCCCGGATCAACTTCCGCGGCCGGCGGGGGCTGTACGCCGCGATCATCGCGGCGATCATCATTCCGCCGCAGTTGCTGATCGTTCCGCTGTTCCGCCAGATGCTGGCTTTCGACCTGGTCGACACCTACTGGGGAATCATTCTCCCGCAAGCGTTTGCGCCCGCGATGGTGCTGATCCTGAAGCGGTTCTTCGACCAGATCCCGGTCGAGCTCGAGGACGCCGCCCGGGTCGACGGCGCGAACCGGCTGCGGGTGTTCTGGTCGATCGTGCTGCCGCTGTCGCGGCCGATTCTCGCCGCGGTCGCGATCTTCGTCTTCATCGGTGCGTGGAACAACTTCCTCTGGCCGTTCATCGTCACCACCGACGCCGACCTGATGACACTGCCGGTCGGCCTGCAGACGGTGAAGAGCGCGTACGGCCTGCAGTACGCGCAGAACATGGCCTCGGCGATCCTCGCCGCACTGCCCCTGGTCCTGGTGTTCCTCTTCTTCCAGCGCCAGATCATCAAGGGAATCGCGACCACCGGCTTCGGCGGCCAGTAATCCTCACATCCCCTTGAAAAGCTCCTCACAGTCAGCAAGGCTGCTGCGATGGCTCTGTCACTGTGAGGAGTGATGGGACCTGTTGCGTTATCCAACTAGTCCCTCGGGGGACCCGATGAGGAGGGGGATCTGTGTCAGCCATGAGGCGGCTCGCCGAGCAGCGCCGTGATGTGAGGAGTCACGGCACGACAACGCTCGGCAGGGCTTCGATCCAACCAGCGGTCTGCACCGGCATCCACGAGGTGAGCTCGTCGATCCACGCCGGGCGGCCGCGACGTGTGGCGGTTCTGACCTTGAGCAACGGTCTGACCACCACGCTGCGGCTTGACGACGGTGCGCAGGCACCGGAGCCGGGCGCGACGGTGTTCGTCCAGGGTGGCCGCGGGATGGGTGATCAACCCGCCACAGGTGGGGTCACTCTCGCGCCGGCGTACCCCAGCTAGAACACCCGGCTGCATCAGTGACTCGCCGGTCTCAGGTCAACGCCGAGCTGAGCCCGGCAAGTCGCTGGAAAGCCGTCACTGCTCGAACGGCTGGGTGAGTGCTCGCACCTCGATCGGCGAGTACTTCGCCTCGACCAGCCGGCCGGCCAGTTCGGTCGCGCGCTCGAGATCGCACTCGAACAGGTAGTAGCCGGCCAGGACCTCCTTGGCCTCCGTGAACGGGCCGTCGGTCACGGCCGGTGCGTTGTCCCGGATCTGTACGACGCGCGCCTGGGCGGTGGCCAGGCCGTCGCACGCGATCAGCTCGCCGCTGGCCCGGGTCTCGGCCATCACGGCGCGGTGCACGTCGAGGACCGACTCCATGCCCTCGGCCTCCAGCGCCTTCCAGGTCTCGTCGTTGCCGTAGATCAGCAGCATGTACTTCACGTGGCCTCCTCGATGGGTTTTCGAGGGTACGTCGGAGCCGGTGCCACCTGCTCGACATCATCCAGCAGCAGCTCTGGCCGCCCTTAGATCGATCGTCAACCGGTCGGCCACACTCACCGATGCATCCGAGTACTGACCCGTCAGGCAGATCGGACCGTCCCACCCCATCGTCCGCAGCGTCGCGAACACCTTCGACCAGTTCGCCAGGCCCTCAGTTCCTTGGACGAACCACGGTTTCCACGCTCCACCGACGTCCCCGGTGGGTTCGGTCCGCACGTAGGTGACGTTCTTCAGGTTGACGATCCCGAGCCGTTCCTTGGCCAGCTCCAGCGTGACCCCCGGATCGCCACCGGCCAGTACGTCGTGCGCGGCGTCCCACACCACCTTGAACTGCTCCGGCAACCCGTCGAGCAGCTGCACGACTCCGAGCGTCGAGGCAACGAACTTGCCGTGGTGCGGCTGCACCCCGACCTGTACGCCGTACTGCGCCACGAACCCGGCCGCCGCTTCGAGCTGCTCGCGGTTGCGCCGTACCGATGCCGCATACCCGTCGGGCCCGAGCTCGGCCATGATCCGGATCATCGGTACGCCGGCCGCGGCCGCCGCCGCGAAAGTGGACTCGTCGAGCCCGCTGGCGATGCTGATCGGCTCGACGCCCGCGTCCCGCAGCTGCTCGGTGAACCGCGGCAGCACCTTCTCGGCTGTTGACGCAGTCACGTACGCCGTGTCCCGGACGGGGATCTCCGCGCCGGTGAAGCCGAGCCCGGCGACGAGCTTGCCCAGCTCGTCGCCGGGCAGCTCGGCCCACGGTTTGGTGAAGACGGACCAGATGGAGTTCATGAGTTCAGCGGCCTCCGAGTCCACTCATGGTGATGCCCTTGACGAACCAGCGTTGGGTGAGGAAGAACAACACGATCAGCGGCACGGTCGTGATGGTCGCTGCCATCAGCAACAGGTTCCACTGGGTGCCGTTGGTGTCCTGGAACACCTGCAGACCGACCGCCGCCGTCCGGGTCGCGTCGCTGTTGGAGATGACCAGCGGCCAGAGCAGGTTGTTCCACTGGCCGATGAACTTGAACACCGCCAGCGTCGCGATCGCCGGCACGGCCAGCGGCACGATCACGCGGATGAACGCCTGCCACCGGTTGGCGCCGTCCAGCCGCGCGGCCTCCTCGTAGTCGCGCGGGATGCCGAGGAAGAACTGCCGCAGCAGGAACACCCCGAGCGCGGTGAACGCGTGCGGCAGGATCATCCCCGGCCAGGTGTCGATCCCCTGCAGCTTCGCGACCAGCACGAACTGCGGGATCAGCGTCACCTGCGACGGGATCATCAGCGTCGCCAGGTAGATGCCGAACAGCCAGGTCCGGCCGGGGAACTGCAGCCGGGCGAACGCGTACGCCGCGAGCGCCGCCGTGACGACCTCCAGCAACGTCGTACCGGCCGCGAAGATCACCGTGTTCACCAGGTACCGGCCGAGCGGCACCAGGTCGAAAGCGCGGGTCAGGTTCTCCGGGTGCCAGCTGCTCGGCCAGAACGACGGCCGCACGGCCATCGACTCGGCGTCGGACTGGAACGCCACCAGCACCATCATCACGACCGGGACCAGCGTCACCGCCGTGACCACGAAGCACGCGAAGACGATCAGCTTGCGGGTCGCGACCGGGTTCTTCCGCAAGGGTGCGAGTACGTCAGTTGTCATAGTGGACGAGCCTCCGCTGGAGCAGGAACTGGGCCGCGGTGATCACCACGATGAAGCCGAACAGGACCAGCGACTGCGCCGCGGCGTACCCCTGGTCGTAGTTCTCGAAGCCGGTCCGGTAGATGTACATGACCAGCGTGGTCGTTCTCGATCCCGGACCGCCGTTCGTCATGATCAGCGCCTGGTCGAAGACCTGGAACGACCCGATGACCGACGTCACGACGACGAAGAACAGCGCCGGCGACAGCATCGGCAGCGTCACGCTGCGGAACGTCTGCCAGGCGTTGCTGCCGTCCACCTTCGCCGCCTCGTACAGCTGCTGCGGGATCGCCTGCAGGCCGGCCAGGAAGACCACCATGCCGAACCCGAAGCTCTTCCACACGCTCATCGCGATCAGCGCGGGCATCGCCCAGTTGTCCGAGATCAGCCACTGCGGACCGTCGATCCCGACCAGGCCGAGCACGGCGTTCACCAGGCCGTCGCGCGGGATGTAGAGCCAGATCCAGACGAACGCGACCGCCACCGTGATCGTTGCGTACGGCAAGAGCAGCAGCGACCGGAAGACCGCGATCCGCCGGACGCCCTCGTTCAGCAGCAGCGCGAGCGCGAGGCTGACCACGATCGTCACCGGCACGCTGACGAAGGTGAAGTACGCCGTGTTGCCGAGCGCCGACCAGAACGTCGGGTCGGGACCGAGCCGGGCGAAGTTCTTGAGGCCGGCCCAGGTGGGAGAGCTGAACAGGTTCCAGTTGAGCAGGCTGATCACGCCGGCCGCGAGGACCGGGCCCGCCGTGAAGATCAGGAAGCCGATCAGGCTGGGCAGGATGAACAGCCAGGCGGTCAGGGCCTCCTTGTTCCGCGGCTTCTTGGCGGCCCGCTGGTGCTGCCGGGGAGTCGTTGCCGCAGCAGGGAGTGTGTCGACGGCCATGCCGGTCACCCCTTCCTGGCCGAGGCCTGGCGGACGTTGTCCTGGTGCTGCTCCATCAGGACGTCGAGCCGCGGCGTGATCCCGTCGATCGCCTCCTGGACCGAGACCTGCCCGAGGAACGTCCGCGGAAGGTCCTGGCCGAGCAGCTGCTTGACCTGGTTCCAGTTCGTCGTCACGTCGAACGGATGACCGCCCGCGATCTTGCCGGCCAGGATGTCCTGCACGATGCCGAGGTTGTCCGGCGGCGGCTTGAACGCGCTACCCGCGGACAGCCGGGCCGGGTTGTTGCGGCCGGCCTCGGCATAGATGTCCAGGGCCCCTTCACTGGTCAGCGTCTTCAGCAGCTTCCAGGCCAGGTCCAGGTCCTCACCACGGACCTTCGCCGGGATCGCGAAGCTCGAACCGGACACCCGCGGCGTACTGCCGGCCGCGCCGGCCGGGAACGGCATGATGTCCCAGTCGAACTTCGCCTTGCGCACGTTCACCACCTGCCACGGCCCGTTGTGCATGAAGGCGACGTTGCCCTCCATGAAGTTGGCCAACGAGCTCTCGGTGACCAGGTTGGCGATCGGCGGCGTCACCTTGTCCTTCACGAACAGGTCGACGACGTACTGGACGGCCTCCATCGCCTCGGGGGCGTTGAGCGCGCTCTTGTCCCAGGCCTCGTTCATCACGTTGCCACCGGCGCAGTAGATCCACGACACCAGGTCGTCGACCGACGGCGCGCAGGTGAAGCCGTACTGGTCCGGCCCGGTCAGCTCCTTGGCCAGGTCGCGGAACGTTGCCCACGACATCGGCACGGTCGGCGACGGCGCCGGGATGCCCTTCGCGGCCAGCAGCGTCTTGTTGTAGTAGATCACCGTCGGCGCGACGTCGAACCCGATCGCGTAGGTCTGGCCGTTGAACGAGCTGATGTCGCGGATCGGCCGGTAGAAGTCGTCGAGGTCGAAGTCCGGATCGCCGGCGATCAGGTCGTCGAGCGGCCGGTGCGCGCCGCGCGCGGCGTACGTCGGGATCAGCCAGCCGTTCAGCGCGGTCACCAGGCCCGCGGTGCCGCTGACCAGTTGGAGGTCGAGTTTGGTCGGGTAGCCACCCGACGGGGTGAGGGTGGGGAGGGACTCGACCTTCAGCTCGCGTTCGACGTACGCGCTGAAGTCCTCCCACACCTTGCGTTCGGCCGGGCTGCTGGACCACATCGCCCAGGCGGCGCCGCTCGATGGACCGGAGGAGCAGCCGGCGGCTGCGGCTCCCAGTCCGGCCAGGCCGGTCAGCTTGAGCAAGCTGCGGCGGGACAGCTGTGTCTGCATCAGGGGACTCCTCAGGTGAAGAGCAGGTCGATCGACTCGGCGCGGATCCGCTCCTCGTCGACCTCGACGCCCAGGCCAGGGGCGGTGGGGACCGTCGCGACGGCCTTGGTGATCGTCAAGCCCTCGACGTACAGGTCGGACAACAGCTCCGGCCCGTTCAGCTCGGCGGGCAGTGCCAGTTCCAGCTGGCTGAACACGTGCAGCGCGGCCGCGAAGCCGATCCCGCAGTCGGTCAGGCCGCTGGACAGAATCTCGAGACCGCCGGCGAGCGCGACCTGGGCGGTC
The Kribbella italica DNA segment above includes these coding regions:
- a CDS encoding extracellular solute-binding protein is translated as MTSSDRQFSRRRLLSGAAALAGGSLLLGCAPGARDSGTELNYWHLMTGGDGIVMAGLVDAVNGLNAGFRAEQTVLAWGPPYYTKLAMASAGGRAPDLAIMHASRIAGYAPGGLLEPWDLDLLAEFGVRESDFPPLVWQKGLYDGKLYSVALDTHPFVLYYNTEHATKAGVTDAIATMDSPEAFTEVATKLQKVTGKHGLSYGYLGDPSQMWRLFYTFYRQTGAELKLVPGTKAEVDEAAAVKALEFVQSLLNDTIATRSGDGGTAVSEFLHGESGLLFGGVWELPVLKDSKMAFDAMPIPTLFGQQAAYADSHTFVLPRQSKTDPDRRRYTYQLVAEILKRSVKWAGAGHIPAYQPVVKSPEYLELKPQSNYVGIPAYVNYDPDVWFSGAGSDFTSYFAENVQNVYLGSGDPAAGFDGFVQRLNKLLDRPQPV
- a CDS encoding carbohydrate ABC transporter permease gives rise to the protein MAVDTLPAAATTPRQHQRAAKKPRNKEALTAWLFILPSLIGFLIFTAGPVLAAGVISLLNWNLFSSPTWAGLKNFARLGPDPTFWSALGNTAYFTFVSVPVTIVVSLALALLLNEGVRRIAVFRSLLLLPYATITVAVAFVWIWLYIPRDGLVNAVLGLVGIDGPQWLISDNWAMPALIAMSVWKSFGFGMVVFLAGLQAIPQQLYEAAKVDGSNAWQTFRSVTLPMLSPALFFVVVTSVIGSFQVFDQALIMTNGGPGSRTTTLVMYIYRTGFENYDQGYAAAQSLVLFGFIVVITAAQFLLQRRLVHYDN
- a CDS encoding carbohydrate ABC transporter permease is translated as MPTAVDSPAADLVVAEGNSTGLARAQRGESLTGWAFAAPFAVLFGLFLVVPAVYGLYLSFTGETLTGANSELVGFANFGEALSDPDMWKSLGNTVWFTLLSTVPLVVLSLAFALLVNLGLPGRWLWRLSFFLPYLLASTVVVLFWTWMYNPKLGLINGVLAEFGIAPVAWLQDPNVAMISVVITTLWWTIGFNFLLYLAALQNIPEQQFEAAAIDGAGKWRQLFSIVIPQLAPTTALILTLQVLASLKVFDQIYMLTNGGPAGSTRSIVQYIYEAGFTGYRFGYSSAISYLFFAIIVLISIAQYKLINRRSAS
- a CDS encoding SDR family oxidoreductase, encoding MSRTIVVTGGSTGIGRAAAELFRADGDQVVITGRRADVLKQTADELGAEAVVCDATDPAQVAELAAALPERVDVLVNNAGGNTELNGSGDLAERWIANYTANVVSAVLTTTALAPRLTTAVIHLGSIAGTRGGGSYGAAKAALATWSLDLAAELGPRGITSNVVAPGYTAETEFFQDRLSDERRQWLVESTMTGRAGTPYDVAALIHFLASPGARHLTGQVLHVNGGALTTR
- a CDS encoding sugar phosphate isomerase/epimerase family protein yields the protein MNSIWSVFTKPWAELPGDELGKLVAGLGFTGAEIPVRDTAYVTASTAEKVLPRFTEQLRDAGVEPISIASGLDESTFAAAAAAGVPMIRIMAELGPDGYAASVRRNREQLEAAAGFVAQYGVQVGVQPHHGKFVASTLGVVQLLDGLPEQFKVVWDAAHDVLAGGDPGVTLELAKERLGIVNLKNVTYVRTEPTGDVGGAWKPWFVQGTEGLANWSKVFATLRTMGWDGPICLTGQYSDASVSVADRLTIDLRAARAAAG
- a CDS encoding LacI family DNA-binding transcriptional regulator, producing MRATVKDVAKRAGVSPKTVSNVINGVVFVRPETRAKVEQALSELDYVPNLSARGLRNGRSGMIGLALPDLLRPYSAEITHLVVELAHERGWGVQIEQTAAEPDREYDLLSKARSHQIDGLILNPVNLDDSAVMSAGSLPPVVLIGDVDQDVVSQVCIDNVGAARDMTQHLVGQGYRRIAAVGTPEPPGSPGRVGGRTDSAGTAAARLRVIGYREVLTAAGLHDPALEIALDRWSPEGAAIVVGRYLEDHEPPDAIFCFTDTIASGTLSALWSAGVAVPQDCAVAGFDNILESRYTVPPLSTVDFDRRSFVQAALDLLGERMADRAAAPRRIVVPHRVVARASTAR
- a CDS encoding carbohydrate ABC transporter permease — encoded protein: MSTYTLSRGLQRGKAAYKQGHKPGENPWSVSRMVALLILAFLAATWLVPFAWAILTSLKSEADAAASTVSLSPPDGFSFEAYRKVLSAGDIPLWAWNSLLTSVVITFVTVATSALAGYAFSRINFRGRRGLYAAIIAAIIIPPQLLIVPLFRQMLAFDLVDTYWGIILPQAFAPAMVLILKRFFDQIPVELEDAARVDGANRLRVFWSIVLPLSRPILAAVAIFVFIGAWNNFLWPFIVTTDADLMTLPVGLQTVKSAYGLQYAQNMASAILAALPLVLVFLFFQRQIIKGIATTGFGGQ
- a CDS encoding YciI family protein; translation: MLLIYGNDETWKALEAEGMESVLDVHRAVMAETRASGELIACDGLATAQARVVQIRDNAPAVTDGPFTEAKEVLAGYYLFECDLERATELAGRLVEAKYSPIEVRALTQPFEQ
- a CDS encoding ABC transporter substrate-binding protein, coding for MQTQLSRRSLLKLTGLAGLGAAAAGCSSGPSSGAAWAMWSSSPAERKVWEDFSAYVERELKVESLPTLTPSGGYPTKLDLQLVSGTAGLVTALNGWLIPTYAARGAHRPLDDLIAGDPDFDLDDFYRPIRDISSFNGQTYAIGFDVAPTVIYYNKTLLAAKGIPAPSPTVPMSWATFRDLAKELTGPDQYGFTCAPSVDDLVSWIYCAGGNVMNEAWDKSALNAPEAMEAVQYVVDLFVKDKVTPPIANLVTESSLANFMEGNVAFMHNGPWQVVNVRKAKFDWDIMPFPAGAAGSTPRVSGSSFAIPAKVRGEDLDLAWKLLKTLTSEGALDIYAEAGRNNPARLSAGSAFKPPPDNLGIVQDILAGKIAGGHPFDVTTNWNQVKQLLGQDLPRTFLGQVSVQEAIDGITPRLDVLMEQHQDNVRQASARKG
- a CDS encoding carbohydrate ABC transporter permease, with protein sequence MTTDVLAPLRKNPVATRKLIVFACFVVTAVTLVPVVMMVLVAFQSDAESMAVRPSFWPSSWHPENLTRAFDLVPLGRYLVNTVIFAAGTTLLEVVTAALAAYAFARLQFPGRTWLFGIYLATLMIPSQVTLIPQFVLVAKLQGIDTWPGMILPHAFTALGVFLLRQFFLGIPRDYEEAARLDGANRWQAFIRVIVPLAVPAIATLAVFKFIGQWNNLLWPLVISNSDATRTAAVGLQVFQDTNGTQWNLLLMAATITTVPLIVLFFLTQRWFVKGITMSGLGGR